A region of Micromonas commoda chromosome 4, complete sequence DNA encodes the following proteins:
- a CDS encoding hypothetical protein (conserved uncharacterized protein), with protein sequence MTALAASRAAASTAASTSGRGTGATRPRDRAAIYSPSSSSTYSMYSSSRRARAAVSANAGRRSKRGPSDSYSETWDGEKYDMAEMGMWDVPSIEGPSCIRLPPIEAATVEELEALYAQAKNTYFSGQPVVDDAMFDTVERRLRYLGSDAAVKYPRCSRRDMRVYSDASFDVEQLDSLATTWLALVALGCAMVVLDFGDAMRAGVGAVAGGDIGGPHGSSFRPPVIGLLGVFLANGGWERLGRLRDGNTVAVKGECPSCAEEVYAFLPGNRAVARVECECHVCERRLAFRVEVAKSENAKWRRVATGRIYLVGGGDGGGGEYRDGVGGPPRWPPERKGKEEGVERER encoded by the coding sequence ATGACCGCTCTCGCGGCTTCcagggccgcggcgtccacggcggcgtccacgagcggACGGGGGacaggcgcgacgcgacctcGGGACCGGGCGGCGATTTactccccctcctcctcctcgacgtacTCGATGTACTCGtcgtcccgtcgcgctcgcgcggcggtgagcgcgaacgcggggaGGCGGTCCAAGCGCGGACCTTCCGATTCCTACTCCGAGACGTGGGACGGCGAGAAGTACGACATGGCGGAGATGGGCATGTGGGACGTGCCCAGCATCGAGGGCCCTTCGTGCATCCGCCTGCCCCCGATCGAAGCGGCGAcggtcgaggagctcgaggcgctgtACGCGCAGGCGAAGAACACGTACTTCAGCGGGcagcccgtcgtcgacgacgccatgtTCGACACCGTCGAGCGCAGGCTCCGGTACCTCggcagcgacgccgcggtcaagTACCCGCGATGCAGCCGACGGGACATGCGCGTCTACTCGGACGCCtcgttcgacgtcgagcaGCTCGACTCGTTGGCGACAACctggctcgcgctcgtcgccttGGGATGCGCGATGGTGGTCTTGGACTttggcgacgcgatgcgcgcgggcgtcggggccgtcgccggcggggacaTCGGCGGACCCCACGGATCCTCGTTCCGGCCCCCCGTCatcggcctcctcggcgtcttcctcgcgaacggcggTTGGGAACGCTTAGGACGGCTTCGCGACGGAAACACCGTCGCGGTCAAGGGCGAGTGCCCGAGctgcgcggaggaggtgtaCGCGTTCCTGCCGGGcaaccgcgcggtcgcgagggTGGAGTGCGAGTGCCACGTGTGCGAACGCAGGCTGGCGTTTCGCGTGGAGGTTGCGAAATCGGAAAACGCCAAATGGCGGAGGGTCGCCACGGGACGGATCTAcctcgtgggcggcggggacggcggcggcggggagtaCAGggacggcgtgggcggcccgccgcggtggccgccggAGAGGAAGGGtaaggaggagggcgtcgagagGGAGCGATGA
- a CDS encoding predicted protein, which produces MSSSTFSALHVDGYVYASPSKSIARDDLSDSDDDTALMDAYNQAVERYRETHDPNGAVAGATALSPVGARSKRAGTPSKRAETWGARGQEEPDDAPDPSPVAWPRGDQPLVRDDDDDDDDDGRPPSGARARAASSRPGAAPHPPEEPSPTGGAMREWNEMTEREREAAWADYYASSGGGTAGGWDHRRWIGRGEYRDPDWPSASWTEWDAYHRGDYDYDYGHDHDYDHGRYERRHGRYGHERHSRYPPPPRPRRHPPPPPPPRHPYESYHVRGDPGGYPAPPGTPPTGHRRGDRREGRPREDDPRARAASFGGDDAAGAAREAARAALRFAPGGGVVDDADVDELANLLMSWYYAGYYTGSYSRRPGGGR; this is translated from the coding sequence ATGTCCTCCTCCACGTTCAGCGCGCTGCACGTGGACGGGTACGTATACGCCAGCCCGTCCaagtccatcgcgcgcgacgacctgagcgacagcgacgacgacaccgcgctCATGGACGCGTACAATCAGGCGGTGGAGCGGTACAGGGAGACTCACGATccgaacggcgcggtggcgggcgcgacggcgctctcGCCGGTGGGCGCGAGGTCGAAGCGAgcggggacgccgtcgaagcgAGCGGAGACGTGGGGAGCGCGGGGCCAGGAGGagccggacgacgcgccggatccatcgccggtggcgtggccgcgcggggatcagccgctcgtgcgcgacgacgacgacgacgacgacgacgacgggcgcccgccgtcgggcgcccgcgcccgcgcggcatcgtcgcgacCCGGTGCGGCGCCCCATCCACCGGAGGAGCCCTCACCCACCGGTGGCGCGATGCGCGAATGGAACGAGAtgaccgagcgcgagcgcgaggcggcgtgggcggacTACTACGCATCATCCGggggcggcacagctggcgggtgGGATCATCGGCGTTggatcgggcgcggcgagtaCCGCGACCCGGATTGGCCCTCGGCTTCGTGGACCGAATGGGACGCGTACCACCGCGGAGACTACGACTACGACTACGGCCACGACCACGACTACGACCACGGCCGCTACGAACGACGACACGGCCGCTACGGCCACGAACGACACAGCCGctacccgccgccgccgcgaccccgccgccatcccccccccccgccgccgccgcgacatCCATACGAATCCTatcacgtccgcggcgaccccgggGGAtaccccgcgcccccgggaacgcccccgacgggtcaccgccgcggcgaccgacgaGAGGGGAGACCGAGAGAGGAtgatcctcgcgcgcgggcggcgtctttcggcggcgacgacgccgccggcgccgcgagggaggcggcgcgcgcggcgctgaggttcgcgccgggcggcggcgtggtggacgacgcggacgtggacgagctcgccaaccTGCTGATGTCGTGGTACTACGCCGGGTATTACACCGGGTCGTACAGCAggcgtcccggcggcgggcggtga
- a CDS encoding predicted protein, with translation MTKPRYGLEVFKFAVYVSVPIFLTVTFAANPVNLESIIRRHAYVVYPPEGPKPPTAAEMRKIVEANKKKKLRD, from the coding sequence ATGACCAAGCCGAGGTACGGCCTGGAGGTGTTCAAGTTCGCCGTCTACGTCTCCGTGCCCATCTTCCTCACCgtcaccttcgccgcgaacccCGTGAACCTCGAGTCGATAATCAGGCGACACGCGTACGTGGTGTACCCTCCCGAGGGACCGAAgccgccgaccgcggcggagatgcgcAAGATCGTGGAGGCgaacaagaagaagaagctccGCGACtga
- a CDS encoding hypothetical protein (putative uncharacterized protein): protein MPCQAAIDLATLAIQADIAKDHEKAISLYVRAADELEKAARTFPQEAAEMRAKAKEYRDRANVLTQQAQADKIAAMASGAQALQQAGNVAHQSQVAVNTAGGTGTMLGAAAVGGVAGAVLLGPMTAVVAAGAAAYATTRTDATGDVARSTGAAAATTASSLKKFNDEHDITGKASAAAVAAAQKAREVNERYGLTTKAKAAASSAYSKATEIENKHKVSSKVGGAISAGLSSFTKAMGGKESGKESAKNLPSVPR from the coding sequence ATGCCCTGTCAGGCAGCTATCGACCTGGCCACCCTCGCCATCCAGGCCGACATCGCCAAGGACCACGAGAAGGCGATCTCGCTGTacgttcgcgcggcggacgagctcgagaaggccgcgaggacgttcccgcaggaggcggcggagatgcgcgccaaggcgaaggagtaccgcgaccgcgcgaacGTGCTGACGCAGCAGGCGCAGGCCGATaagatcgccgcgatggcctcggGAGCCCAAGCCCTGCAGCAGGCTGGCAACGTCGCGCACCAATCGCAAGTCGCCGTCAACACCGCGGGGGGAACCGGCACCATGctgggagccgcggcggtgggaggcgtcgcgggagCCGTGCTGTTGGGGCCCATGacggccgtcgtcgccgcgggcgccgccgcgtacgccaccacgcggacggacgcgacgggcgacgtcgcgaggagcacgggcgccgccgcggcgacgacagcgTCGTCGCTGAAAAAGTTCAACGACGAACACGACATCACCGGCaaggcgagcgccgcggccgtcgcggcggcgcaaaAGGCTAGGGAGGTGAACGAGAGGTACGGGCTAACcaccaaggccaaggcggcggcgtcctccgcgtacAGCAAGGCGACCGAGATTGAGAACAAGCACAAGGTGAGCTCGAAAGTCGGCGGTGCCATCTCCGCGGGGCTCAGTTCCTTCACAAAGGCGATGGGGGGGAAGGAGAGCGGGAAGGAGAGCGCCAAGAACCTCCCGTCCGTTCCCAGGTAG
- a CDS encoding predicted protein translates to MKLVRFLQKLSHESVTIELKNGTVIAGTIMGVDVSMNTHLKNVKMTLKGKNPVSMDHLSVRGNNIRYYILPDSLNLDTLLVDDTPKIKAKPGAGKPGAGAGARGRGRGRGRGRGRAR, encoded by the exons ATGAAGCTCGTCAGGTTCCTCCAGAAGCTCAGCCACGAGTCGGTCACCATCGAGCTGAAGAACGGGACCGTCATCGCCGGCACCATCATGG GCGTGGACGTCAGCATGAACACCCACCTGAAGAACGTGAAGATGACGCTGAAGGGCAAGAACCCGGTGAGCATGGACCACCTCAGCGTGCGCGGCAACAACATCCGCTACTACATCCTGCCCGACTCGCTGAACCTGGACACCCTCCTGGTGGACGACACCCCGAAGATCAAGGCCAAGCCAGGGGCGGGTAagccgggggcgggcgcgggtgccaggggacgcgggcgcgggcgcgggaggggacgcgggcgcgcaaGGTAA
- a CDS encoding glycosyl transferase (possibly phospho-N-acetylmuramoyl-pentapeptide- transferase): MAGPGGAFVRAVVTFLALWCWKIAPAGCTWGAIVDGRLVRSPLIGSPFQWFAASFVVSSLCCVFALVAVRRRLGDGAKALHQPRRTDGPPHHKHGAKASTPTMGGAVFVPAGLVCALLANKIVGDESVLALCAATALMCGVGAMDDLRKLRTASADVGLPPAAKLACQSVVASVLCAWLASGGAGGIGLVPGFTTVTTLWVGQTLRLGRWFWALAAFTVVAESNAVNVTDGLDGLAAATVAFALVGTGMILLARGRPELASFAICVAGSACGFLVVNRHPASVFMGDTGSLALGTALGGLVACGGGGMVLPVFVASGVFVVEVLSVVAQRLYFEWTRRRRGTGEKLLKMSPLHHHLELSGWGEMKIVVWMVAFGAACAVAAPRVALMGVGAL; this comes from the coding sequence ATGGccggcccgggcggcgccttcgtccgcgccgtcgtcacctTCCTCGCGCTGTGGTGCTGGaagatcgcgcccgcggggtgtACATGGGGGGCCATCGTGGACGGCCGGCTCGTCCGATCGCCGTTGATCGGCTCGCCGTTTCAGTGGTTCGCCGCTTCATTCGTCGTCTCCTCGTTGTGTTGCGTCTTCGCCCTCGTCGCAGTTCGAAGAAGGCTCGGagacggcgccaaggcgtTGCACCAGCCGCGGAGGACCGACGGACCGCCGCACCACAAGCacggcgccaaggcgtccacgccgacgatgggcggcgcggtATTCGTCCCAGCCGGTCTCGTCTGCGCCTTACTCGCCAATAAaatcgtcggcgacgaatCCGTGCTCGCGCtttgcgccgcgacggcttTGATGTGCGGCGTCGGTGCGATGGACGACCTCAGGAAGCTGCGCACGGCGAGTGCGGACGTGGGTTtaccccccgccgcgaagctGGCGTGCCagagcgtcgtcgcgagcgtgttgtgcgcgtggctcgcgagcggcggcgcgggggggatcGGGTTAGTCCCGGGGTTcacgacggtgacgacgctGTGGGTTGGACAGACCTTACGCCTCGGTCGGTGGTTctgggcgctcgcggcgttcaccGTGGTGGCGGAGAGCAACGCCGTGAACGTCAccgacgggctcgacggcctggcggccgccaccgtcgccttcgcgctcgtcgggacCGGGATGATCTTActcgcgcgagggcgcccggAGCTGGCGTCGTTTGCGATTTGCGTTGCCGGGTCGGCTTGCGGATTCCTCGTCGTGAACAGGCACCCCGCGAGCGTGTTCATGGGGGACACCGGGAGTTTAGCTCTCGGGACGGCGTTGGGCGGGTTGGTGgcgtgcggcgggggcgggatgGTCCTCCCCGTCTTTGTCGCTTCCGGCGtgttcgtcgtcgaggtttTATCGGTGGTGGCGCAGCGTTTGTATTTCgagtggacgcggcggcggcggggaacTGGGGAGAAGTTGCTGAAGATGTCGCCGCTGCACCATCACCTGGAGCTGAGCGGGTGGGGGGAGATGAAGATCGTGGTGTGGATGGTGGCGTTCggggcggcgtgcgcggtggcggcgccgagggtggcgtTGATGGGAGTGGGCGCGCTTTAA
- a CDS encoding predicted protein, translating to MGACLSSPKGDDVSASSARTFVGASAKHAGAGDGSAALVDVPLDSPRADKGTPAPNPEAGAVASSTGVEEEAITVDEVNPFVDCVRGIDGEMLAGMMEAVASVARHDALTATVSTRVDADEDEEIRSEPDTLPDDEPEVDLSLSDSDHDAEEEEEARRRDAMAEEARRIEEEEARRREEEAAREARKREEEARRLEEEAAAAAAAAAAAEEEDARRREAEAEAAAEEARLAAERDAEKLRAEEAARAEEAARAEEAARAEEAARAEEAARAEEAARAEEAARVAAAAAAAAIAAAAAKARAEEEARIAAEEEAAAAWERAKESARRRAAEKAAEEAAKIRAEQEAEAARIRAEREAEAAKIRAEREAAEDQSSSSEYQSSSSGEYTDDDDDEFASVASSVPPPHPDTQTVDANVAEVKGRSKSSPPPTPRVRGNAFTPRAGGSVSSRGSTPRTFGHPTPRSGGGGGVGSASMTPRGVASPRSASSGGTSRGPTPRGWGVVGAGASTYAGVVVLYTASGETKAEKSSSSKTDSKRKGKGRPLRERCRDVRAALVALGVDFLERDVSMRESHAEELVTRLKTRSGSAPGGFEPGTSTTPALFADDETVAVGVELEDLASDRDALRGALAEAVTRAGAKARGDGGGGGNGGGKTAACGACGGTKLIACAHCDGCMRILMRDATRGVDVERRCPWCNEVGMQECAECG from the coding sequence ATGGGCGCGTGCCTGTCGTCGCCCAAGGGCGACGATGTGTCCgcatcgtccgcgcggacgttCGTTGGAGCGTCCGCGAAGCATGCGGGGGCGGGCGAtgggtccgccgcgctggtaGACGTGCCGCTGGACTCACCGAGGGCGGACAAGGGCACCCCGGCGCCCAACCCCGAggcgggtgccgtcgcctcctcgacgggcgtcgaggaggaagcGATCACGGTGGACGAGGTGAATCCGTTCGTCGATTGCGTCCGCGGCATCGATGGGGAGATGCTGGCGGGAATGATGGAGgcggtcgcgagcgtcgcgaggcaCGACGCGCTGACGGCGACCGTCTCCAcacgcgtcgatgccgacgaggatgaggagaTTCGTTCCGAGCCCGACAccctccccgacgacgagccggaGGTTGACCTATCGCTGTCCGATTCCgaccacgacgccgaggaggaggaagaggccAGGCGAAGGGATgcgatggcggaggaggctcgacgcatcgaggaggaggaggcgaggcggcgagaggaggaagccgcgagggaggctaGGAAACGGGAagaggaggcgaggcgacTCGAGGaagaggctgccgccgccgccgccgcagcagcagcagccgaggaggaagacgcCAGACGACgagaggctgaggctgaggcggcggcggaagagGCGAGACTCGCCGCAGAGCGCGATGCCGAGAAGCTCAGGGCGGAAGAGGCTGCCAGGGCGGAAGAGGCTGCCAGGGCGGAAGAGGCTGCCAGGGCGGAAGAGGCTGCCAGGGCGGAAGAGGCTGCCAGGGCGGAAGAGGCTGCCAGGGCAGAGGAGGCCGCCAGGGTCGccgctgcggctgcggcggcggcaatcgccgccgccgccgccaaggcccgcgccgaggaagagGCGCGCATCGCGGCCGAGGAAGAAGCCGCAGCGGCGTGGGAGAGGGCCAAGGAGTCCGCCAGACGGAgagcggcggagaaggccgccgaggaggctgcgaagaTACGAGCGGAacaggaggcggaggctgcgaggaTACGCGCGGAacgggaggcggaggctgcgaagatACGAGCGGAAcgggaagccgccgaggaccaAAGCTCGAGCAGCGAGTACCAAAGCTCGAGCTCCGGCGAgtacaccgacgacgacgacgacgagttcgcgtccgtcgcctcctccgtcccgccgccccaccCGGACACCCAGACGGTCGACGccaacgtcgccgaggtgaaGGGCCGGTCCAaatcctccccgccgccgacgccgcgcgtccgcggcaaCGCGttcaccccccgcgcgggcggcagcgtctcctcgcgaggctcgacgccgaggacgttcGGACACCCGACCCCgagaagcggcggcggcggcggggtcgggtcCGCTTcgatgacgccgcggggggtggcgtcgccgaggtcggcgtcgtcgggggggacgtcgcgcggtccCACCCCGAGGGGctggggcgtcgtcggggccggggcgtcgacctacgccggcgtcgtcgtgctgtacaccgcgagcggcgaaaCAAAGGCGGAGAAGAGTTCGAGTTCGAAGACGGACTCGAAGAGAAAAGGAAAAGGACGACCCCTGCGCGAGCGTTGCAGGGACGTGCGAGCGGCGTtggtcgccctcggcgtcgacttTTTGGAGCGCGACGTGTCGATGCGCGAGTcgcacgccgaggagctggtGACGAGGCTAAAAACACGTTCCGGGTCGGCCCCCGGTGGATTCGAACCCGGGACGTCaacgacgcccgcgctcttcgccgacgacgagacggtggcggtcggcgtcgagctcgaggacctGGCGTcggaccgcgacgcgctgcgcggggctctggcggaggcggtcaCGCGGGCGGGCGCCAAAGCGCGGGGGGACGGtgggggcggcgggaacggcgggggCAAAACGGCGGCGTgtggcgcgtgcggcgggaCGAAGCTCATCGCGTGCGCGCACTGCGACGGGTGCATGCGGATACTcatgcgcgacgcgacgagggggGTGGACGTGGAGCGGCGGTGCCCGTGGTGCAACGAGGTGGGCATGCAGGAGTGCGCCGAGTGCGGATAG
- a CDS encoding predicted protein, which yields MFADLLNDGRPGRSSSSSSAPARGAPRGSSAAAASTSTWVGFDDEAPSASDFSAPAVATHPGFPVPSRGVAKPEDSVHPLTRQWASRIGNRAVRDAFLAHPIEDYTSSHELSVWTGTWNTNGKRPPPGLDISPWLDAVVSKPDIVVVGFQEIVPLTPGKVLAVEDEKATKEWEAIIERALHEGGGGGPRGASSSTAGWASFDGDDAGGAAGGAWTSFDAASSEDGRRSGGGGGGGDTAGGGSKASAGSAASPSRRYVRLACKQLVGVYITVWATTEAASHVRDVRVATVSTGFNLGVGALQVATLGNKGGAAVWLRCYNTPVLFVCSHLSAGSKPDDAAKRSQDYHDIVSKLSFPAPPAASSDGAAIERSASVKDAFACVWIGDLNYRLNLPDDTVRDAIAGGTHARLLGADQLVLEQAAGRAFVGWTEAPVTFLPTYKYRPGTNQYSGGGDGDDDDDEGSGDVKVSKKEEKKKRTPAWCDRILWRGWDITQHSYDRSELVQSDHKPVRSKFSIVARELQPERLQEVLLEHRRRMDFQEMASQ from the coding sequence ATGTTCGCGGACCTCCTCAACGACGGCAGGCCGgggcggtcgtcgtcctcctcctcggcgccggcgcgcggcgccccccgcgggtcgtcggcggcagccgcgtccacctcgacgtGGGTGggcttcgacgacgaagcgCCATCGGCGTCCGACTTtagcgcgcccgcggtcgcgacgcaccCGGGATTCCCCGTGCcatcccgcggcgtcgccaagcCCGAGGACAGCGTCCACCCGCTGACCCGCCAGTGGGCCAGCCGCATCGGCaatcgcgccgtccgcgacgccttcctcgcgcATCCCATCGAGGACTACACCTCGTCGCACGAGCTCTCCGTGTGGACCGGGACGTGGAACACGAACGGCaagaggccgccgccgggactGGACATCTCCCCGTggctcgacgcggtggtATCCAAGCCGGatatcgtcgtcgtcgggttcCAGGAGATCGTGCCCCTGACGCCGGGCAaggtgctcgcggtggaggacgagAAGGCGACGAAAGAGTGGGAAGCCATCATCGAGCGAGCGCTCcacgagggaggcggagggggtccgcgaggcgcgtcgtcgtccaccgccgggtGGGCCagcttcgacggcgacgacgccgggggagccgcgggaggcgcgtgGACctccttcgacgcggcgagttcgGAGGACGGCcggcgaagcggcggcgggggcgggggcggcgacacagctggcggcggatcCAAAGCGTCCGcgggatccgcggcgtccccgtcgcgtcgttaCGTTCGACTCGCGTGTAAGCAACTCGTGGGGGTTTACATCACCGTGTGGGCCACGACGGAGGCGGCATCGCACGTGAGGGACGTGCGCGTGGCGACCGTGTCGACGGGTTTCAACctgggcgtgggcgcgctGCAGGTTGCCACGCTGGGCAacaagggcggcgccgcggtttGGCTTCGATGCTACAACACCCCCGTCCTGTTCGTGTGCTCGCACCTCAGCGCCGGGAGCAagccggacgacgccgcgaagcgctCGCAGGACTACCACGACATCGTGAGCAAGCTGTCGTtcccggcgccccccgcggcgagctccgacggcgccgcgatcgagcgcTCGGCTTCCGTCAAGGACGCCTTCGCGTGCGTCTGGATCGGCGATTTGAATTACCGGCTGAACCTGCCGGACGATACGGTCcgggacgcgatcgcgggggGAACGCACGCGAGgctgctcggcgcggatcAGCTGGTGttggagcaggcggcgggtAGGGCGTTCGTGGGGTGGACCgaggcgccggtgacgtttCTGCCCACGTACAAGTACAGGCCGGGCACGAATCAGtacagcggcggcggcgacggcgacgacgacgacgacgagggttcAGGCGACGTCAAGGTGagcaagaaggaggagaagaagaagcgaaCGCCCGCGTGGTGCGATCGGATCCTGTGGCGGGGCTGGGACATAACCCAGCACTCGTACGACCGGTCCGAGCTGGTGCAGTCGGATCACAAGCCGGTTCGATCGAAATTTTCAATCGTCGCCAGGGAGCTGCAACCCGAGAGGCTGCAGGAGGTGCTGCTGGAGCACAGGCGCCGGATGGACTTTCAGGAGATGGCGTCGCAG
- a CDS encoding predicted protein has product MSQIFDAYEKEFLEFTASIARNTSSLPSLAGDAKVQKIGETESDVAEAEALIRRMDLEARSQQNPAAKNPMLNKLRDYKSELARLKRESQLASRAANEANNRSQLLAGAELDDVSAPTSSSQRDRMAQATQQLDRTGDRIRDGKRTLLETEDLGVSILQDLHRQRETIVSAREHIHGADDNIGRSRKILQAMGRRAMANKAMLYGIIAMLFGAILLVAYFKLFRSSDDGSGGQ; this is encoded by the exons ATGAGTCAG ATCTTCGACGCGTACGAGAAGGAGTTCCTCGAgttcaccgcgtccatcgcgcggaaCACCTCGTCGCTGCCCTCGCTCGCCGGAG ATGCCAAGGTTCAGAAGATCGGCGAGACGGAgtcggacgtcgccgaggccgaggcgctcatccGCCGCATGGACCTCGAGGCCAGGTCCCAGCagaaccccgcggcgaagaaccCGATGCTGAACAAACTCAGGGATTACAAgtcggagctcgcgaggctcaAGCGCGAGTCACAGCtggcgtcccgcgcggcgaacgaggcgaaCAACCGCTCgcagctcctcgcgggcgccgagctcgacgacgtcagcgcgccgacgtcgtcgtcgcagcgCGATCGCATGGCGCAGGCGACGCAACAGCTGGATCGAACCGGCGATCGGATCCGGGACGGCAAGCGGACGCTGCTCGAGACGGAGGACCTCGGCGTCTCCATCCTCCAGGACCTGCACAGGCAGCGCGAGACGATCGTGAGCGCACGAGAACACAtacacggcgcggacgataACATCGGGAGGTCGAGGAAGATCCTGCAGGCGatggggcggcgggcgatggCGAACAAGGCGATGCTGTACGGCATAATCGCGATGCTCTTCGGAGCCATCTTACTCGTCGCCTATTTCAAGCTGTTCAGGTCGTCGGacgacggcagcggcgggcAGTGA